One Spiribacter halobius DNA segment encodes these proteins:
- a CDS encoding chemotaxis protein CheW, whose protein sequence is MSDDASPVRSLLIPVSGEDILLPGAVVAEVTGYVEPEGDGSPDEGVIGTATWRGQRLPVAALTGLGEEGQREPGARARLVVLKGVSNHPELPYFGIVADDIPRPLSVQAQTIESLSHDDLPEGMLACVLANGEPAYIPDVEALEAKVHRALARESKVQG, encoded by the coding sequence ATGAGCGACGACGCCAGTCCCGTCCGCAGCCTGCTGATCCCCGTGTCCGGGGAGGACATCCTCCTGCCGGGCGCGGTGGTGGCCGAGGTCACGGGCTACGTCGAGCCCGAGGGTGACGGCAGCCCGGACGAGGGCGTGATCGGCACCGCTACCTGGCGCGGTCAGCGCCTGCCGGTAGCCGCGCTGACCGGCCTCGGCGAGGAGGGGCAGCGCGAGCCAGGCGCCCGCGCGCGGCTGGTGGTGCTGAAGGGGGTGAGCAACCATCCGGAGCTGCCCTACTTCGGCATCGTCGCCGACGATATCCCCCGCCCCCTGAGCGTCCAGGCCCAGACCATCGAGAGCCTGAGCCACGACGACCTCCCCGAGGGCATGCTCGCCTGCGTCCTCGCCAACGGCGAGCCGGCGTACATCCCGGACGTGGAGGCCCTGGAGGCGAAGGTTCATCGCGCGCTAGCGCGCGAGTCCAAAGTTCAAGGTTGA
- a CDS encoding chemotaxis protein CheB: MGARAPEPPLRLALLGSRPADRARLRAQVAAAGPVEFVCDCRISALPPSLPRGCDALLVDLTGADDAELDALDRVVGQRPEPMLFVDSQAGDAGWRVHAKLQDLLAVSWRQEGAAPEPDAQVSVWVIGASFGGPQMLKRLLGALPQAPAAAVVIAQHIGAGFADALAAELQRVCPLPVCCAAPGLHLEPGQAYVMPVEHRLILDLQGRFAVGEPYPAERVERPCIDEVMTLFAGHYAARCGGIVLSGMGDDGARGADAIHRAGGPVWVQAPESCAVDSMPLAVRQRVPAAGEAAPEALAALLGSAGGAHENHCCRA; the protein is encoded by the coding sequence ATGGGCGCGCGAGCGCCTGAGCCCCCCCTCCGTCTGGCCCTGCTCGGCAGCCGGCCGGCGGACCGCGCACGATTGCGTGCCCAGGTAGCCGCGGCGGGGCCGGTGGAATTCGTCTGCGACTGCCGCATCTCGGCGCTGCCGCCGAGCCTGCCCCGGGGCTGCGATGCCCTGCTGGTGGATCTGACCGGTGCTGACGATGCCGAGCTCGATGCCCTGGATCGCGTGGTCGGCCAGCGGCCCGAGCCCATGCTGTTCGTGGACAGCCAGGCGGGTGATGCCGGCTGGCGGGTCCATGCCAAGCTGCAGGATCTGCTGGCGGTGTCGTGGCGCCAGGAGGGAGCGGCCCCTGAGCCCGATGCGCAGGTCAGCGTCTGGGTGATCGGGGCCTCCTTCGGCGGCCCCCAGATGCTGAAGCGCCTGCTGGGCGCGCTGCCGCAGGCGCCGGCGGCCGCGGTGGTGATCGCGCAGCACATCGGCGCGGGTTTCGCCGACGCGCTGGCGGCGGAGCTGCAGCGCGTCTGCCCGCTGCCGGTCTGCTGCGCCGCCCCCGGCCTGCACCTCGAGCCGGGGCAGGCTTATGTCATGCCGGTGGAGCACCGGCTGATCCTCGACCTGCAGGGCCGGTTCGCCGTCGGCGAGCCGTATCCCGCAGAGCGAGTGGAGCGGCCCTGTATCGACGAGGTCATGACCCTGTTCGCCGGGCATTACGCCGCGCGCTGCGGCGGCATCGTGCTCTCCGGCATGGGCGACGACGGCGCCCGGGGTGCCGATGCGATCCACCGGGCCGGCGGGCCGGTGTGGGTCCAGGCGCCGGAGAGCTGTGCCGTTGACAGCATGCCCCTTGCCGTCCGCCAGCGCGTGCCGGCGGCCGGCGAGGCGGCGCCCGAGGCCCTGGCAGCGCTGCTCGGCAGCGCCGGCGGGGCGCACGAGAATCATTGCTGCCGCGCCTGA